One Natronolimnobius sp. AArcel1 genomic region harbors:
- a CDS encoding BppU family phage baseplate upper protein yields MSESFHLKTGDTAPRIEAVLRSSDEDPVDLRGSGVEFRLLEPRGGDVLVEDSVTLVDEIEGLVRYSWDEEDTAEPGRYRAEFVVHHTDDTTESFPNDGYHHVIITE; encoded by the coding sequence ATGAGTGAATCGTTCCACCTCAAGACTGGAGACACTGCCCCCAGGATCGAGGCTGTCCTTCGATCCAGCGACGAGGATCCTGTCGATCTTCGTGGCTCTGGGGTGGAGTTCCGTCTCCTGGAACCTCGAGGTGGCGATGTACTCGTCGAGGACTCGGTGACGCTTGTTGACGAGATCGAAGGCCTCGTTCGCTACTCCTGGGACGAAGAGGATACTGCCGAACCAGGCCGTTATCGCGCCGAGTTCGTCGTCCATCACACGGACGACACCACCGAGTCATTCCCGAACGACGGATATCACCACGTAATTATCACTGAGTAA
- a CDS encoding minor capsid protein has protein sequence MATQDPTRTSTLRGDFEAEVNKRFRALKGDVREAIEELDVLHLGSQRAVNQAPDPQDFEFLSNPEKRQRFQAWLREQIDEGVLVPAEGDAVRRGDHWTAQYVQKAYAKGVTDAGSNLRQADLDADQIDDLEDVFNQPVHSAKIEMLYTRAYDGLQGITQEMDTQISRELSQAISEGWNPRKAAREINDRVDAVGVNRARTLAQTEIIHAHAEGTLDRFESEGITEVRPDVEFRATNDQRVCDQCAHLQGNTYTIEEARGIIPVHPRCRCTWVPEIDD, from the coding sequence GTGGCAACTCAAGATCCGACGAGAACGAGCACCCTTCGAGGGGACTTCGAAGCAGAAGTCAACAAACGATTCCGTGCCCTGAAGGGTGACGTTCGCGAGGCTATTGAAGAGCTGGACGTCCTCCATCTGGGTAGCCAACGGGCTGTCAATCAGGCTCCAGATCCACAGGACTTCGAGTTCCTCTCCAATCCTGAGAAACGCCAGCGCTTCCAGGCATGGCTTCGAGAGCAGATCGACGAGGGCGTTCTCGTTCCAGCCGAGGGTGACGCCGTCCGTCGAGGAGATCACTGGACGGCACAGTACGTCCAGAAAGCGTACGCCAAGGGTGTCACCGACGCTGGTTCGAACCTTCGTCAGGCCGACCTCGATGCTGATCAGATCGACGATCTCGAGGACGTCTTCAACCAACCTGTTCACTCGGCGAAGATCGAGATGCTCTACACCCGAGCCTACGACGGGCTCCAGGGGATCACCCAGGAGATGGATACTCAGATCTCCAGAGAGTTGTCGCAAGCTATCTCCGAAGGGTGGAACCCCCGGAAGGCAGCTCGGGAGATCAACGATCGCGTCGACGCTGTCGGAGTGAATCGAGCTCGGACTCTCGCCCAGACTGAGATCATCCATGCACACGCTGAGGGGACGTTGGATCGGTTCGAGTCCGAGGGGATCACTGAGGTACGTCCCGATGTAGAGTTCCGTGCAACGAACGATCAGCGCGTTTGTGATCAATGTGCGCACCTCCAAGGGAATACGTACACGATCGAGGAGGCTCGAGGCATCATTCCAGTTCACCCCCGATGTCGTTGTACCTGGGTTCCTGAGATCGACGACTAA
- a CDS encoding phage major capsid protein yields MSVTSNDVIDQEAVRAEVEEYAEKNRVWRQAFRQIDSTDIDSNTVEIPVLDEERAAGVVDEGTSYPSAGDATRKVDVEHNKYGVEVELTYEAIQDALLDVIALHTEERAEDLADALDEAAYAEVEGNLQADVIGDAGGELGYTDVIDAMTALEGESFEPDLLIVSPESKGDLMKSDEFTRASELGDDIVRDGAFGEVAGVPVFVDDGGHIGAGEAVMFDSGRYGIESEREAMTSQEYEEESENKRVVQVRTRMGWKAVRPEAGVKIEG; encoded by the coding sequence ATGTCCGTTACTTCTAACGACGTTATCGATCAGGAAGCCGTTCGCGCTGAAGTTGAAGAGTACGCCGAGAAGAACCGTGTCTGGCGACAGGCCTTCCGCCAGATCGACAGCACCGACATCGACTCCAACACTGTCGAGATTCCTGTTCTCGACGAGGAGCGCGCTGCTGGTGTCGTCGACGAGGGTACTTCGTACCCGTCGGCTGGCGACGCCACTCGCAAGGTGGACGTCGAGCACAACAAGTACGGTGTCGAAGTCGAGCTCACCTACGAGGCGATCCAGGATGCACTCCTGGACGTCATCGCCCTCCACACGGAAGAGCGCGCCGAGGATCTGGCCGACGCCCTTGACGAGGCTGCCTACGCGGAAGTCGAAGGCAACCTCCAGGCCGACGTCATCGGCGACGCTGGTGGCGAGCTCGGCTACACGGACGTCATCGACGCGATGACGGCCCTCGAGGGTGAGTCGTTCGAGCCCGATCTTCTCATTGTCTCGCCCGAGAGCAAGGGAGATCTCATGAAGTCGGACGAGTTCACCCGAGCCTCCGAGCTCGGTGACGACATCGTCCGCGACGGTGCGTTCGGTGAAGTTGCCGGCGTCCCCGTCTTCGTCGACGACGGTGGCCACATCGGCGCTGGTGAGGCTGTCATGTTCGACAGTGGACGCTACGGCATCGAGTCGGAGCGTGAGGCCATGACGAGCCAAGAGTACGAAGAGGAGTCGGAGAACAAGCGCGTCGTCCAGGTTCGCACCCGAATGGGATGGAAGGCTGTCCGTCCCGAGGCCGGCGTCAAGATCGAGGGCTGA
- a CDS encoding HK97-gp10 family putative phage morphogenesis protein — protein MSGISMLGFDDVMNALDYESFGSREYRVGTNVEYAIYVEFGTSRNQAQPFLRPAVEQAVSELDQYAGDADSPEEVVERLALKIEEYAKDNAPVDTGNLRGSIEAQRVS, from the coding sequence ATGTCTGGAATCTCGATGCTCGGATTCGACGACGTGATGAATGCACTCGACTACGAGAGTTTTGGCTCTCGAGAATATCGCGTCGGAACGAACGTAGAGTACGCAATCTACGTAGAATTCGGCACTTCACGCAATCAAGCACAGCCCTTCCTTCGTCCCGCTGTCGAGCAGGCAGTCTCCGAGCTCGATCAGTATGCGGGTGACGCCGACAGTCCCGAAGAAGTTGTCGAGCGTCTCGCGCTGAAGATCGAGGAGTACGCGAAGGACAACGCTCCCGTCGATACTGGGAATCTACGCGGATCTATCGAGGCCCAACGAGTATCATGA
- a CDS encoding phage tail tape measure protein has protein sequence MAFTPDGSQELAIEITASDEGASSTFGDVESSALDMEKAVAGAGGVLAGAGAAGLASSASSAADFEEAMQDVQKVTDEQTADELADDIQDLAGEVRLGHDELAELATQAGRMGAEGSDEIAEFTEVAAQMGAATTLSSDEAGQALGKLSSSLDEPLDNVDELADSTNELSNNFQTNSQEIVDSAQRSGQAMDTLGMESDSILGLSAAFNEVSPTSREAATRMESVGEAMMDPDNVEMFADMLGVSAEEFEEMRDEAPEETMLDLMEAVEGNQDAVDTLNDGLTDTQARAFRDTASSAEEMEEAMNLSNEAMEEGGSVAEENAQDTDTFQGQMELLSDEIENLKISIGEQLLPVLTDLLEYVAPAIEAFLDFNEELDGMPALIALVGTTLAGLGAVAVTVGPTIVGALSPILVPVAAIAAAVGALYYAWSNNLGGIQEATESLWDTLEPILQSVYDTMMFVFEEYTMPLLERLQDAFEEHLEAIMEDLIETLSVVQDRVETVLSWVESFWDDHGEEIMDIVEAVFSFIELYIGTVMHAISTVIRTILALIRGDFDEALEIIWDFVETTFSNIVDFIAGDFWEGIVSAFEMVFGFITNIFESIYEFLIGGSIVPDTFNEIIDFLTDDFFEAYTDFLNDVFTFISDIFTDIFDFLIGDEAIVRETFDDVIEFLTEDVWEEYTEFLNDVFSFIHETFTDIFDFLIGDEAIVRETFDDVIEYLTEDFWEEYTEFLNDVFSFISDTLNDIQETVENVVSDIGDWLTDTGSDLIWGGFDTIAGDSLDRMGEFLSDLGDFFTGSIDEITDWLAITGASVFEGAFGSIADAVEGVIDSLVGYVEDAIESLADWILDSINDAIDDAIDTFNSAIPDTLEIPEITVGGGSVNIPSTTLTAPDWAGGMSTTIGGGSLNIPSETVGGHSLDIPQLAEGGIIVEDTLARIGEEGDNEAVVPLDKLSNFMDTAFEAGQQTATETTHDASSGSNDTSVTARLKIEGDGDLAEMIRENAELIVEENDQAKANRLSRM, from the coding sequence ATGGCATTCACACCAGACGGTAGTCAAGAATTAGCAATCGAGATCACGGCCTCAGACGAGGGTGCATCGAGTACCTTCGGCGACGTCGAGAGTTCGGCTCTCGATATGGAGAAGGCCGTGGCTGGAGCCGGAGGTGTGCTCGCTGGAGCGGGAGCTGCAGGACTCGCCTCGAGTGCGAGCTCAGCTGCCGACTTCGAGGAGGCCATGCAGGACGTCCAGAAGGTGACGGACGAACAGACGGCCGACGAGCTCGCTGACGACATTCAGGATCTCGCCGGCGAGGTTCGCCTCGGACACGACGAACTCGCAGAACTCGCCACCCAGGCTGGCCGAATGGGTGCTGAGGGATCCGACGAGATTGCCGAGTTCACTGAAGTGGCTGCCCAGATGGGAGCAGCGACGACGCTCTCATCGGACGAAGCCGGCCAGGCACTCGGGAAGCTCTCCTCTTCGCTCGACGAACCTCTGGACAACGTCGACGAACTCGCCGACTCCACGAACGAACTCTCGAACAACTTCCAGACGAACTCACAGGAGATCGTCGACTCCGCCCAACGTTCCGGACAGGCTATGGATACGCTTGGGATGGAGTCTGACTCGATCCTTGGCCTCTCAGCTGCCTTCAACGAAGTCTCTCCGACGAGTCGAGAGGCTGCCACCCGGATGGAGTCTGTTGGGGAGGCGATGATGGATCCCGACAACGTCGAGATGTTTGCCGATATGCTCGGCGTCTCCGCTGAGGAGTTCGAGGAGATGCGAGACGAGGCCCCCGAGGAGACGATGTTGGATCTCATGGAGGCTGTCGAGGGCAATCAGGACGCTGTTGACACTCTCAACGACGGGCTCACCGATACACAGGCGAGAGCATTCCGTGACACCGCAAGCTCGGCTGAGGAGATGGAAGAGGCGATGAACCTCTCCAACGAGGCCATGGAGGAAGGGGGCTCCGTTGCCGAGGAGAACGCCCAGGATACTGATACGTTCCAGGGCCAGATGGAGCTCCTCTCCGACGAGATCGAGAACCTGAAGATCTCCATTGGTGAGCAACTCCTCCCAGTTCTCACGGATCTGCTGGAGTACGTAGCCCCAGCGATCGAGGCCTTCCTCGACTTCAACGAGGAGCTCGACGGAATGCCGGCGCTCATTGCCCTCGTAGGGACGACTCTCGCTGGCCTTGGAGCAGTGGCCGTCACTGTTGGCCCGACGATTGTGGGGGCACTCTCACCGATTCTCGTACCTGTTGCAGCCATCGCAGCTGCAGTTGGTGCACTCTACTACGCCTGGAGCAACAACCTCGGAGGAATCCAGGAGGCGACGGAGTCACTCTGGGATACACTCGAACCGATTCTCCAGAGCGTCTACGATACGATGATGTTCGTCTTCGAGGAGTACACGATGCCACTCCTCGAGCGACTCCAGGACGCCTTCGAGGAACACCTCGAGGCGATAATGGAGGATCTGATCGAGACGCTCAGTGTCGTTCAGGATCGCGTCGAGACAGTTCTCAGTTGGGTTGAGTCCTTCTGGGATGATCATGGCGAGGAGATCATGGACATCGTCGAGGCGGTGTTCAGCTTCATCGAGCTGTACATCGGAACAGTGATGCACGCGATCTCGACGGTGATCAGAACGATCCTCGCACTCATCCGAGGTGACTTCGACGAAGCACTCGAGATCATCTGGGACTTCGTTGAGACGACGTTCTCGAACATCGTCGACTTCATTGCAGGGGACTTCTGGGAAGGCATCGTCTCGGCCTTCGAGATGGTGTTCGGGTTCATCACCAACATCTTCGAGTCCATCTACGAGTTCCTGATTGGAGGCTCGATCGTCCCGGACACCTTCAACGAGATCATCGACTTCCTCACCGACGATTTCTTCGAGGCCTACACTGACTTCCTCAACGACGTCTTCACCTTCATCTCCGACATCTTCACCGACATCTTCGACTTCCTGATCGGGGATGAGGCGATCGTTCGAGAGACGTTTGACGATGTTATCGAGTTCCTGACTGAAGACGTCTGGGAGGAATACACTGAGTTCCTCAACGACGTCTTCAGCTTCATCCACGAGACGTTCACTGACATCTTCGACTTCCTGATCGGAGACGAAGCGATCGTCCGTGAGACGTTCGACGACGTCATCGAGTACCTCACCGAGGACTTCTGGGAGGAATACACCGAGTTCCTCAACGACGTCTTCAGCTTCATCTCAGACACGTTGAACGACATTCAGGAGACTGTCGAAAATGTCGTCAGTGATATTGGCGACTGGCTCACTGACACTGGATCCGATCTGATCTGGGGTGGCTTCGACACGATCGCCGGTGACTCGCTCGATCGGATGGGAGAGTTCCTCTCCGATTTGGGTGACTTCTTCACTGGTTCGATCGACGAGATCACCGACTGGCTCGCGATCACTGGAGCCAGTGTCTTCGAGGGAGCGTTTGGATCCATCGCTGACGCCGTCGAAGGTGTCATCGACTCCCTCGTCGGCTACGTCGAGGATGCAATCGAGAGTCTCGCTGACTGGATCCTCGACTCGATCAACGACGCGATCGACGACGCCATTGACACGTTCAACAGTGCGATCCCCGATACGCTCGAGATCCCCGAGATCACTGTTGGTGGCGGAAGCGTCAACATTCCGAGTACGACGCTTACGGCACCTGATTGGGCCGGGGGGATGTCCACTACGATTGGTGGTGGATCGCTGAACATTCCGAGTGAGACTGTCGGAGGCCACTCCCTCGACATCCCACAGCTGGCCGAAGGTGGGATCATCGTCGAGGACACCCTCGCTCGAATCGGTGAGGAAGGCGACAACGAGGCCGTCGTTCCGCTCGACAAACTGAGCAACTTCATGGACACTGCCTTCGAGGCAGGCCAGCAGACGGCGACTGAGACGACTCACGATGCTTCCAGTGGATCCAACGACACCTCCGTCACGGCTCGACTGAAGATCGAGGGCGACGGTGATCTCGCCGAGATGATCCGGGAGAACGCTGAGCTCATCGTCGAGGAGAACGATCAGGCGAAGGCGAATCGACTCAGCCGGATGTAA